A stretch of DNA from Danio rerio strain Tuebingen ecotype United States chromosome 10, GRCz12tu, whole genome shotgun sequence:
aagtgtaaaagtggcttcacaacaactcggtgaatgtccttgagtggcctagccagagcccagacctagaTCCTTTTGAAcacctctggagagatctgaaaatggctgtacgctgtcacttcccatccaacctgatagagcttgagcggtactgcaaagaggattgggcaaaaatttccaaagacaggtgtgccaagcttgtggcatcatattcaaaaagattgAGGctttaattgctgccaaaggtgcctCAACAAAGTATTGGGCAAAGGCTGTTAATACTTTTATACATGTGTACATTTTTTCACATTgtaattatggggtattgtgtgtagaagtttgaagaaataaatgaatttaatccattttggaataacgCTGTaagagctatgaatactttccggatgcacagtATATGTTGTAATAAGTTTTAATCAGCTGGACAAAAAGTGAAGTGATTTCAGCAATAATGTTCTTCTTTGTAAAtcactcaaaataaaacattgatttaaaTTATCTTTATCATTATAGTTATGTTATCATCTTCTGTGTGAAGACAGTGCTCTCAAAATAGCAAGTGtcatatatatttgttaaattaaataaaattaaatctgaaTTAAATGCAAACAACTAGTTAAAAACGCTATCAACTATAAACACtatcaaaaacacaacaaactatCATATCTGATTCAGCAACATACATTTCAGAAAGTctcaagattaaatataaaacaaaaggaaaaggCAACTTACAAGAGATGAAGAACAGAATGCCTGCAGCAAAGGTTTTATCAAACCTGTCAAAGGAGGAGTAATGGATGAAGGCCATAATACCGATGATGATGCCAATGAAGCAGGCCAAAAGAGACAAGATCATGAATGCTCGTGTAGCATCCCAGTATGCTGTGAAAACACATGACAGAAGGCTAAGTTATGCATACATTTAAAACAGCTGTCCAATGTGCACATTTTTCCTACATTTACCATGATGCTTTGTGTGAATTATCCTAGTCAAtttgttaaagggttagttcacccaaaaaaaagaGATAGATAAAATTTTTAGataaaatctgagagctctctgattCTCCACTGACAGCAAAGTTCTCATcacaagtccagaaaaggaatcAAAATGTTGACCTCAGTGGTCCAACTGTCATCCTCTTCAAGAACCTTTTTTTTGTGTGCAGAAACAATTTTGTCTTCTCTTTTGCGACAGGTCAGGGTGCATGTTACTTGGATTGCCATTAGATTCaatgtccagcctgatctcacgagaaagcataactattttacattttgtttatttattgttattttattattatttttatttttcccttctcttttgtaaaaaacaacaacaaaaatagagAACTGAAAtcgtttttttttcacaataaaaattagttttgttattattatttattatttttattttttattattttttacttactcttttgtaaaacaacaacaacaaaaatagtgTACTGAAATAGATTTTTCGTagcattttttataattaataataataataattattattattattattatttaaataataaaaattgtttatttttcccttctcttttgtaaaaaacaacaacaacaacaacaacaacaacaacaacaacaacaaaaatagtgTTCTGAATTTGAAATccttttttgcaataaaaatagtttttattattatatattattattatttttgttgatcATTATTTTCCCTTCTcttttgtaaaacaacaacaacaataatagtgtactgaatttgaaatgtttttttttcacaataaaaatatttttttattattatgtattatttttatttttgtttattattattttcccttcttttttgtaaaacaacaacaaaatagtgtactgaaattatttttttcgcaataattttatttatatttacttattattattttatttttattttttattgatttttgttttttataattttttttccttctcttttgtaataacaacaacaacaacaacaaaatagtgTACTGAAATAGCTTTTtcgcaataaaaaagtattttttattattatttattattattttatttttattttttatatatttttttcttttgtaaacagcaacaacaataaaaatagtgtactgaaattgtttttaaattaagcataaaataattttttattattatttattattattttattttaaattatttttttcccttttccctTTTTTCCCATTCAAAAATGTACTGAAAGAGTTTTTTcgcaataatttttaaaaataattatatttttattattttttctctcattttttgtaaaaacaacaacaacaacaaaaataatgtactgaaatagtttttttcgcaataaaatagttttttttattaatatttattattattttattattattattttttataattttttctcttctcttttgtaaaacaacaacaacagcaacaaatagTTTACTGAAATAAAGTTTTTTTCCGCAATAAAAAATTTGAACATAAAATGgttttgaaagaaagaaagaaaaaaaaaaggtttcacaATTCTCCCCACAGTTTATCCGTCAAATATTAAAAGGCAACTTACTAGAATATTTCTTGTGTACAATTTTACTGTACTATAGGgaatacagagaaaaaaaatcttaggCCACATACTTGTGATGATAATGTTAAAATACCAATTCTATTATTTTCAggacagataaaaaaataataaaagtgctaataataataaatgtaaacctCTTGTTCAGATTTCCCTATAGATACAAATTATTTACAGCACAAACATATTACTTAAAATGATTTCTTTCagttcttttgaatggaagtttcACCAAACCTGTGGACCTCCCCATTATTTGAAATGCAGAAAAAGGTTGATAGAGTCAACTTTAACCCTCAAATTTATATGCATGTGTGATGCATGGTGGCCCCCAGATCTCACCAAtgctgtcagtgtgtgtgaaGCATTTTCCAGGCGTGCAGTATCTCCACAGTCCCTGATGCATGTAGTTGTTTGAATGACGGTACTGCATCCAATAATCTGTTGCTGTGGAAACAATCAGGAGTATATTGCCCACTCCTGCACAAAACAGCCCTCCTCCCATGAAGCTGTACATTCTGCACCTACAGACAGACtaaaaacaaatgcacacacacatatattaataggcacacatacaaacattaatGCACACGCACATAAAGGTCAGGGTTGTGTTAGCATCAAGGGACTGGTGCAGACTCTTCTCAATAGCGCTGCACTTCACTCAGAGGCATGTAAGTGTCTGTAATTGCATTGTAATGAACACATTACTTCCTCTGAGTGAGCTGAGAGGTCAGTATCTGGAGGCTActctctttttcttcttttcaggTTTAGAATAACAGAGCTTTCAGGCGAACCGACTGGCTGGAAGAGATTGCGGTTAAGGTAAATAAGACAGTGCTTATTCAGAAAAAGCATTGTGCAGCTGGTTCGAGGTTTCTTGAATCAATTCTGTTTGCCGAGGAATGACAGACTCATTTGGTTGaaaatgttctttttattttgatatgaCAATCTTAATTCATGTGAAAATGATGTTGAATGTATGGATCATAGACTAATATATGGACACGTTCAGATGGAGATGTGGTAAAacacttttgatcccctttcagtagAGGGCGCCATATAGTGTTCACTTCtaactgtttattttttgttgttgtttttttttgctcttttggTAAATCATACCAGGGGCCCCAAAATGGCGTAggcccttagaatcatcctaacTCCTCCCCCTCCCCAGCGGGACCCctaaatcagacttttaaaatatgtttagaaTGGAAAGCTGAAGAGCTGAACGTGAATTTAACTTTTCTAAAACAAATAATCATCATTGCCGTTAGAATAATgattaaacttaataaaatacaatatagatgtgtatgcacacacacaaacacacacaaattttctaaattacaataaaatgttaCTTGAtgtccttaataataataataataataatattattattactactactactactactactactactaataataacaataacaacaacaacaacaataataataataataataataataataataataataataataataataataataatgatctatataattaaataacatttttgttcaatcattaaatttaaataaattaaaattattcaaattatctGTTATCGCATAGagtaaattacaattaattatatatatttttaaattctaattaaatatttgtatttttttataaataatattttttttcattatttcattctttttttgaAATCAATTTTTATCATTTATGCCTATATATTAAAACACTGCAAGGCAAGTTAAAGATTATAATTACAGACaagcttttaataataataataataataataataataataataccagaaattatttattttccatacagtgctcagcataattgagtactcttcattttttatcaatttctcagtgaataatatattttggtgcatttaaacaaaacagatttattaaacgaatgtatttattcaaataatattttagtcaccaaatgtatttagaaattgagagataatacatttaaaatttaagcaaaatattgcaaagaaaaacaattacaacctacaaaatttcaacaattttgttatttctagtttttgcttctcttgatttttcctcttttttaaatttgtatttaataattttctctaacatataaatttgggtgtactgccttttggaccgttatcataagttattttgttagataagctccagatttggcttcagtactgactaatctaatgtatatgcacaaatataatattgtacagcttcctgttaaaaatatgaatttaaaagagagatttataaggggtgtacttatatatgctgagcactgtagcttCACAATCAAGCCCAGATTTTTTTATGTGAATATCGATAGATAATAAGGATATAAttcacttcaattcaattcatgttaatTTCTATAGCCCTTTTACAATGGAGATTATGTTAAAAcagtttaacatagaagttctagtaaattgaaaccatgtcagtccagtttttagagttgaaatttagttcagtttagtgtggttcaACTTTCTCTGCTGaaagcccaaacactgaagagcaaatccatcaatgtgcagctcttCAATTCTCAATGTTTTAATAGAAGTCATagtcatattttaaataagaaaaagttgATTGGGATCATACAAGAACTCAAGTTTAAATTAAGGATTAATACATTTgaaatatactaattaaacattCAACTTTAATCAACAGTTGAAAACTTCTtctttgtaaatatttgtaacttCACAGCTTTCTAAACAGATGTCTAAGAAATAACACTACATTATTGAAATACACCTGACAGATGTTCATGTAGTCACTGTATTATTGGAGGATTTTTTCTTCCTAAATTTAAATAGAGAACCAAACTATAGCCAAATCAATTATCAAAAGTCCACTATTCCAACAGACAATCTGATAATCTGCAGCTTTTAAAAGTAGTCACACTTACCTTTATCAAACCTCTAAATGAAGTCTAAATAATATACGCCAGGGCCCAATAATGGCTGTACAGGCAGCTTTCCAGCAGCTCTTAGCACTAGCGTTTAGCGGTTGAATAGAAAGAACGAGGGAAAGACCAAGCAGAGCTGAAACAAAAGAACAGGCAAAAAACACAGCCAATCAGCTAGAGCTAGTTTTGTGATTTTGGAATCTGCTGAAGAAACAGAACTATCTACAAATCCTGATGACTGGAGGCTTTCCATTGAGCGGGCGCTGCTAACCGCCCTATAGTTGGGAAGAGGCCGAGCGGAAAATCAGGAGCGCTGCTGGGCCTAACATGGAACAATTagattttcaaaacaaaaatttgATTTTTATTGCGTGTGCTTTCATGTACTGCTGCAATCTAGACATATGAAATAGAGATCCGTTTTATAAGAAACAAAAGTCATGTTCTACTAGAGGATCCTGTCAAGATATTCAATCAAAAATTGGTCAAGTTTTATTTTGATAGTTTCTAAAAAAGTTGACAAGTAGTTGTCAACTAATATTACTAACCCTATTCTTAACCTATCAATGTAGTCTATAATTATTGCGTCAGGAAATTAAGTTTTAGctgtttttcatgcgagaatgtaattgtttaaaattcaaatctgtggtttatttataaagatggtgcgtattgtaaaatgttttgttttttgagattTGTGGATTAGTGACCTCCAGGTGATGACGGGTGTTGGATACTCAtaaatccgtctaaagcaggttttCCTCAGCTCATTCCgacatttaccctgactttgaaatcattttggatgtttaacagtctttggtttcatgaattaattactttttgttccagtttattatgtttcaGCTAAGCATAAAGTTATGTTCATTagatattatttcatatttacatgctaaccttataaaattaaataaaaatgctgtgtaaccaaaaagatgttggtaaccaaaccGTTTTTGGGGCTGCAATACATTGTGTTATTTCTAATATAACATATATACTGTGAATTTTCACAGTTAAATCTTGTCAAgcgatactaatgtaatttactgtgacaaattacagtaacttgtgaaaatctaacttttttttttatagtatacTCTAAAGAAATTTAGGTGACATATAGTTGCAAAGTTACTTATATGGAGAAAAGAATGTCTAAAAGTTCTAAAATtggcattattttaaattactataaataCCTAAAATATATAACTGGCCTAataatgttgataataataataataataataataataataataataataataataatattcatgttcacgtgggtttcctccgggtgctccggtttctcccacagtccaaagacatgcggtacaggtgaattgagttggctaaattgtccgtagtgtatatgtgtgaataagtgtgtatggatatttcccagagatgggttgcagctggaagggcatgcactgcgtaaaacattttctggataagttggcggttcattccgctgtggcgacaccagattaataaagggactaagcctaaaagaaaatgaatgcattaataaTTTTGCAATCAATCATTTGGTCCTTGCATGAATAATGACATTTTCAAAATCTGGATATGTGCTCCGTGTATATCAGCAACAAATTCTCTGCATGTTTTcgattaattattatcattttttatatcCAAGGTGGATATTGATAATTAATGCTTTTTCGAGTTTATCATGTACTTCTAAATAAACTATAGACAAATGtttcatcaaaacaacaacagaaatcagtccaaggcatttGAAAAATTtggaaaatttaaaaagcctttattcacgtGGCTAAATCTGAAAAAAACCTACACGTTTGGGCAGGAAACTGCCTTTACCAGGGTAACAGCCaacatgctgtttttattttcgtttagttttagtttacgTGGACACCTGTGAAATAGCATAATTTTAATGTCATAGGTTCACTGGTTGTGTAAATGAATCATTGGCAGGTTTGATGAGAATAAAAAAAACCTGTCCAATCTCACAAGAAAGTGTAACAATTTTTAGTATTGTCAGAAAAGGAGATCATCTGTATGATGTCATTCGATTTCATTTGCATAAACACTGATTTTTAAATGAGGcgcacccctaaactcaaccatcattgggggatgaacatattatactaaaatgtacaaatgacatTGTACAAGTTCA
This window harbors:
- the lim2.1 gene encoding lens intrinsic membrane protein 2.1 (The RefSeq protein has 1 substitution compared to this genomic sequence); translation: MYSFLGGGLFCAGVGNILLIVSTATDYWMQYRHSNNYMHQGLWRYCTPGKCFTHTDSIAYWDATRAFMILSLLACFIGIIIGIMAFIHYSSFDRFDKTFAAGILFFISCFFVFLAMAVYTGVTINYYGKRYGNWRFSWSYIIGWVSVVLTFFSGMFYMCAYRMHECPRSSNPH